One Drosophila virilis strain 15010-1051.87 chromosome 5, Dvir_AGI_RSII-ME, whole genome shotgun sequence DNA window includes the following coding sequences:
- the LOC6626147 gene encoding uncharacterized protein translates to MANGLFSKTFLQPLAFGVLLLCLTRAQESATVATTSPDELAELAEQSTITALPETTTEVGVTVDIVPATETENRNAGFDLSADIDAESKDAVHLSEQELYLNNALCETDKVGFEIVTGYVFSAPGRLLDSLPGTLMLTDCLATCLKNKTCQSVNYETGLCVLFSAHADQLPGALTKSQFPVFTIYAQKSCLSAKPCSRAWFVDRVQNYRLKSEVKRSVPVGSRRECFELCLSETEFTCRSANFKKSSGACELSEMDRSTLAGTNAFQVTEGTDYLENHCIEEPNKLCEFKRLPGRILKTVDSVYQEVSSVDECRELCLNSPYRCHSYDYNDTGDMVCRLSHHSRATLTDVQDPYLEVPEASTYELASCYNVTIECGGGDMLARIRTSKLFSGKVYAKGSPRSCAVDVRSALDFELRMNYHDLECNVRQSQSGRYVNDIIIQHHDMIVTSSDLGLALACQYDLSNKSVSNGVNLDVRGDLTPALSEEVIVDSPNVIMRITSRDGSDMMRSAEVGDPLALKFQIMDEQSPYEIFVRELVALDGVDNSEITLIDSNGCPTDHFIMGPIYKSDGSGKVLLSNFDAFKFPSSEVVQFRALVTPCMPSCEPVQCDQEDTSGEYRSLLSYGRKRRSLNTTATFDMRRKRELNAHTDMLLVQSIQITDKFGFEEQQSRKSNIGGYSENNETEFTTANPGRGFCVNAFGLITAATFFLLTQLAIIGIWTFCYQRRQKLQSYQHSY, encoded by the exons ATGGCCAATGGACTGTTTAGCAAAACCTTTTTGCAACCTCTTGCGTTTggagtgctgctgctgtgcctgaCTCGGGCTCAAGAGTCGGCGACTGTGGCCACCACCAGCCCCGATGAACTGGCTGAACTTGCCGAGCAGAGCACAATAACTGCCCTGCCAGAGACAACGACAGAGGTGGGCGTGACAGTTGACATAGTGCCAGCCACCGAGACTGAGAATCGAAACGCGGGCTTTGATCTGTCAGCTGATATAGATGCGGAGTCCAAGGATGCAGTGCATCTTAGCGAGCAGGAGCTCTACCTGAACAATGCGCTCTGTGAAACGGATAAAGTCGGTTTCGAAATTGTGACTGG CTACGTATTTTCCGCTCCTGGCAGGCTTTTGGATTCCCTGCCAGGCACTTTGATGCTAACAGATTGTCTCGCAACTTGCCTGAAGAACAAAACCTGTCAGTCTGTCAACTATGAGACCGGGCTCTGCGTGCTATTTTCAGCGCATGCCGATCAGCTGCCAG GCGCCTTGACCAAATCGCAATTTCCTGTTTTCACCATCTATGCGCAGAAGTCTTGCCTTTCTGCGAAGCCCTGCTCACGGGCCTGGTTCGTCGACCGTGTACAAAATTATAGGTTGAAGTCGGAAGTAAAACGCAGCGTCCCAGTCGGTTCCCGACGCGAGTGCTTCGAGCTCTGCCTGAGCGAAACGGAATTTACCTGCAG ATCTGCGAACTTTAAGAAATCATCAGGCGCCTGCGAGCTGAGTGAAATGGATCGTTCCACATTGGCTGGCACGAATGCCTTCCAGGTCACGGAGGGCACGGACTATCTGGAAAACCATTGCATCGAGGAGCCAAACAAGCTGTGCGAATTCAAGCGATTGCCCGGACGCATCCTAAAGACGGTTGACTCCGTCTATCAGGAGGTGAGCAGTGTGGATGAGTGCCGCGAACTGTGTCTCAATTCGCCATACAG ATGCCACTCGTATGACTACAACGATACGGGCGACATGGTCTGCCGTCTGTCGCATCACAGCCGGGCAACACTGACAGATGTGCAGGATCCCTACCTGGAGGTGCCGGAGGCATCCACCTATGAGCTCGCCTCCTGCTATAATGTGACCATCGAGTGTGGCGGCGGCGACATGTTGGCCCGCATACGCACCTCCAAGCTGTTCAGCGGCAAGGTCTATGCCAAGGGTTCGCCCAGGTCGTGCGCGGTCGATGTGCGCAGCGCCTTGGACTTTGAGCTGCGCATGAATTACCATGACCTGGAGTGCAATGTGCGCCAGAGCCAGAGTGGACGCTACGTGAATGATATTATAATACAGCATCATGACATGATTGTCACCTCCTCCGATCTGGGCCTGGCGCTGGCCTGCCAATACGATCTGAGCAACAAGTCTGTGAGCAACGGGGTCAACTTGGATGTGCGTGGCGATCTAACGCCCGCGCTCTCGGAGGAGGTGATTGTGGACTCGCCGAATGTAATCATGCGCATCACCTCACGCGACGGTTCCGACATGATGCGCTCTGCCGAGGTGGGCGATCCGTTGGCCCTGAAATTCCAAATTATGGATGAGCAGAGTCCATATGAGATTTTCGTACGCGAACTAGTCGCTCTCGATGGTGTGGACAATTCGGAGATCACGCTGATCGACTCAAATGGCTGCCCCACAGATCACTTCATAATGGGCCCCATCTACAAGAGCGATGGCTCCGGCAAGGTGCTGCTCTCCAACTTCGACGCCTTCAAGTTCCCCTCCAGCGAAGTTGTCCAATTCCGTGCCCTGGTCACGCCCTGCATGCCCAGTTGTGAGCCCGTGCAATGCGATCAGGAGGACACCAGCGGCGAGTATCGATCCCTGCTCTCCTACGGACGCAAACGACGATCATTGAATACAACAG CTACCTTCGATATGCGCCGGAAACGTGAGCTTAATGCGCACACAGACATGCTGCTCGTGCAGTCCATACAAATAACTGACAAATTCGGCTTTGAGGAGCAGCAGAGTCGTAAATCCAATATCGGTGGTTACTCGGAAAACAATGAAACGGAATTTACAACTGCCAATCCGGGCCGCGGCTTCTGTGTGAATGCATTCG GACTCATCACGGCCGCCACATTTTTCCTACTTACTCAACTGGCTATCATTGGCATTTGGACCTTTTGCTATCAGCGCCGGCAGAAACTCCAGTCGTACCAGCACTCGTATTAG